In Tripterygium wilfordii isolate XIE 37 chromosome 23, ASM1340144v1, whole genome shotgun sequence, one genomic interval encodes:
- the LOC119993022 gene encoding mediator of RNA polymerase II transcription subunit 13-like isoform X1, which translates to MWTNVFKIADLRQVSWFQFLPQESDYNSLPDKSVKAEKKDAATLQVISAHLQLQKEGFLSTWTSSFVGPWDPSQGLHNPDEKIKLWLFLPERHSSVVETAQPAVSRLKVVSSGLWLAPGDSEEVAAALSQALRNRIERALSGLSYVRFGDVFTKSHLIHSEELFWRGQPTVEFIFAANEEAIFVHVITSAKHIRALSSGDMEQLLKRSSNGSGYRLPVIVSPHGMRGWLTGSCPNDLVKQVYLRSRTANGSMIQHYVSQGSGCQLRGKNCYVEVTIGCPRSESEKALQSNSNSIRNLPKYHVAESPVVGRGDQKVSSDHLSASERTFIYPAEAVVVPVLQTSSAKSSLKRFWLQNWIGPSLPGSSFFMHCAGNEESAHGSWIETSRVHMECCYNSSSNSNSSSVSSISSSSSDSAYKMTTGSGDLEADADSLTCRKSGLCSSDQLENDSSKLGSKRPRTSTTESFGQAGTITNAPMQDAYKSDFGSAEVNNSAITGVANEQIGSHWDWDDDDDRGVGMDIQALLSEFGDFGDFFENDALPFGEPPGTAESQALMFPTPECGDGDGSTGMMDVSDQMLLPVGFTTFDNFNTPPAVTEECPSKNQEVENCGMSIDPIDCPPASLTSEFDHIIKAEALMTFAPEYGVVETPTSELSSSIFRNPYVPKSRKMESLNANPDNYVYGATPPSSPCLDVSGEKAGTVINPKTCPGRHDANGIHQSGKYYTHVESGKTQQDKKPFTHNGSTAASDGMATSALSTFNSTNAVNSIQSKISEGTLGTEHILLSMKTVLATEVECIMFQAFMCKMRHILLSSSVPAPPNLSRLTGSAVLNQVAGDRSTMTDNVSSRYEVKKKESIPVRIAGDFDGGVQDGHLNAPVGVWRSVGVAKVSKPTNSPSIEVSPSLPHQTFTEEGILSYQQRQHLMDLLDGMPLLVQQATSFVDVALDTDCGDGPYGWLALQEQWRRGFSCGPSMVHAGCGGTLASCHSLDIAGVELIDPLSADIHPSSVISLLQSEIKTALKSAFGNLDGPLPVIDWCKGRSQSCDVPMTGDGSFAESTISEYRDSSSTITLSVGEPMSPAHSSAGSSTLKVTSATDGAKVDETCQRRSSQEIELEQQSCGRLRPTLFVLPSPAILVGYQDDWLKTSACSLQFWEKAPLEPYAMQKHITYNVICPDIDPLISAATDFFQQLGTVYETCKLGTHSPHSLGNHMEIDSGKLASSGFVLLDCPRSMKIESSNASLVGSISDYLLSLSNGWDMTSYLKSLTKAIKALKIGQCLSTNPKEGISSPCMVIYVVCPFPEPIAVLQTVVASSIAAGSVVLASERERRSVMQSQVGKALSCSAAVDEALVSNALALSGFSVPKLVLQIITVDAIFRVTTPALNELVILKETAFTIYNKARRIPRGCSNDAVQSSLSSTRSHSVLTQMTSVPGMWKDCLAPRVTGTSLPREGELDAGLRSGNWDNSWQTTRSMGSNCDPNRNGEFIVHDEIRYMFEPLFILAEPGSLEHAVSPLVFGNSASESSKPLVDDGGGGFIQSTGSAGTTDSGPGSQLDVSEPDGFGSGCQRTLPSMHCCYGWTEDWRWLACVWTDARGELLDSHIFPFGGISSRQDTKGLQCLFVQILQQGCQILQACSSSDTGASKPRDLIIARIGSFYELEYLEWQKAIYSVGGSDVKKWPLQLRRSVPDGMPANNNGSSLQQQDMSLIQDRALPSSPSPLYSSHSKTSGFMKGGLGQPNMRKQLMGSHVAADNSRGMLQWLQSISFAAISMDHSLHLVLQADSLSSDSLVGIDGKSGAGGTQGVNGMGPSSYLEGFTPVKSLGSTSAAYMLIPSPSMRFLPPTPLQLPTCLTAESPPLAHLLHSKGFAIPLSTGFVVSKAVPSMKKDCRSNSSEEWPSVLSVSLIDYYGSNNIPQDKILRGIVKQGGRTPISEAKDFEIETHFILESIAAELHALSWMTVSPAYLERRTALPFHCDMVLRLRRLLHFADKELSRQPDSSR; encoded by the exons ATGTGGACGAATGTCTTCAAGATT GCAGATCTTCGTCAAGTATCGTGGTTCCAGTTTCTTCCTCAGGAATCTGATTATaattctttacctgacaaaag TGTGAAAGCGGAGAAAAAAGATGCTGCCACATTGCAGGTTATTTCGGCTCATCTGCAATTGCAGAAGGAGGGATTTCTCAGCACATGGACCAGTTCTTTTGTTGGACCCTGGGATCCATCTCAAGGGTTGCATAATCCtg ATGAGAAAATCAAGCTTTGGCTTTTTCTTCCAGAACGCCATTCATCCGTTGTTGAGACTGCTCAACCTGCAGTTTCTAGGTTAAAAG TTGTCTCATCTGGACTTTGGTTGGCGCCTGGGGACTCAGAAGAGGTTGCAGCTGCACTTTCTCAGGCTTTAAGAAATCGGATAGAAAG AGCACTAAGTGGACTTTCCTATGTGAGATTTGGAGATGTATTCACAAAATCTCATCTCATTCACAGTGAAGAACTCTTCTG GAGAGGGCAGCCCACGGTGGAGTTCATCTTTGCTGCAAATGAAGAGGCAATCTTTGTCCACGTCATAACATCTGCCAA GCATATTCGTGCACTTTCTAGTGGTGACATGGAACAATTGTTAAAGCGTTCATCTAACGGATCTGGTTACAGACTTCCAG TGATTGTTTCTCCTCATGGAATGCGCGGTTGGCTCACAGGATCTTGCCCAAATGATCTTGTCAAACAAGTGTATTTGAG ATCCAGGACAGCAAATGGATCTATGATACAGCATTATGTTTCTCAAGGTTCTGGTTGTCAGCTGAGGGGGAAAAACTGCTATGTTGAAGTTACAATTGGTTGCCCTAGATCTGAAAGTGAGAAGGCATTGCAATCAAACTCAAATTCCATCAGGAACTTACCTAAGTACCATGTTGCAGAATCTCCTGTGGTTGGAAGAGGTGATCAGAAGGTATCGTCGGATCATTTATCGGCAAGTGAGAGAACATTTATCTATCCCGCTGAGGCAGTGGTTGTCCCAGTCTTACAAACATCATCTGCCAAATCTTCGTTGAAGAG ATTTTGGCTGCAAAACTGGATAGGGCCATCTTTGCCTGGTTCATCTTTCTTCATGCATTG TGCTGGCAATGAAGAGTCTGCACATGGATCTTGGATTGAGACCAGCAGAGTACACATGGAGTGTTGTTACAATAGTAGTAGCAATAGTAATAGTAGCAGTGTTAGCTCCATTAGCAGCAGCTCCAGTGATAGTGCATATAAGATGACTACTGGTTCTGGAGACCTTGAGGCTGATGCAGATTCATTAACATGTCGAAAGTCTGGTTTATGTTCTAGTGATCAGCTAGAAAACGATTCCTCCAAATTG GGTTCGAAGCGTCCTCGAACAAGTACTACAGAGTCATTTGGTCAAGCGGGTACAATCACAAATGCTCCCATGCAAGATGCATACAAATCTGATTTTGGTTCTGCTGAAGTAAACAATTCAGCTATCACAGGAGTTGCAAATGAGCAGATAGGATCTCATTGGGAttgggatgatgatgatgacagaGGTGTAGGCATGGATATCCAAGCTCTACTCTCCGAGTTTGGAGATTTCGGTGACTTTTTTGAGAATGATGCTTTACCTTTTGGGGAG CCCCCTGGAACTGCAGAGTCACAAGCTCTAATGTTCCCTACTCCAGAATGTGGAGATGGTGATGGAAGCACAGGCATGATGGATGTTTCAGATCAGATGCTTTTACCTGTAGGTTTTACAACTTTTGATAACTTTAATACTCCTCCTGCAGTCACTGAGGAGTGCCCGAGCAAAAATCAAGAAGTGGAAAATTGTGGAATGAGCATTGATCCAATTGACTGCCCTCCAGCTTCTTTGACAAGTGAGTTCGATCATATAATTAAAGCTGAAGCTTTGATGACATTTGCTCCGGAGTATGGAGTAGTTGAGACCCCCACCAGTGAGTTATCTTCATCTATATTCAGAAACCCATATGTCCCAAAATCACGTAAAATGGAGAGCTTAAATGCAAACCCAGACAATTATGTATATGGTGCAACACCGCCTTCTTCACCATGCTTAGATGTATCGGGAGAGAAGGCTGGGACGGTTATCAATCCAAAAACCTGCCCTGGAAGGCATGATGCAAATGGTATTCATCAATCAGGGAAATATTACACACATGTGGAGAGTGGGAAAACGCAACAAGATAAGAAACCATTCACCCACAATGGTAGCACAGCTGCTAGTGATGGGATGGCGACATCTGCATTGTCAACTTTCAATTCTACAAATGCTGTAAATTCTATCCAGAGTAAAATATCCGAAGGAACATTAGGAACAGAGCATATCCTTTTATCTATGAAAACTGTCCTGGCTACTGAAGTCGAATGCATTATGTTCCAAGCTTTCATGTGCAAGATGAGGCACATACTGTTATCATCCAGTGTACCTGCACCTCCTAACTTGAGTAGGTTAACTGGAAGCGCTGTTTTGAATCAGGTGGCCGGTGACCGTAGTACAATGACAGACAACGTATCTAGCAGGTATgaagtgaagaaaaaagaatctATACCAGTTAGAATAGCTGGTGATTTTGATGGTGGTGTTCAAGATGGGCATCTGAATGCACCTGTCGGTGTTTGGCGTTCTGTTGGAGTTGCTAAAGTATCGAAACCTACTAATTCACCAAGTATTGAAGTTAGTCCATCTTTGCCTCATCAAACATTCACTGAGGAAGGCATTCTCTCTTACCAGCAAAGACAACACCTAATGGATCTTCTTGATGGCATGCCATTACTGGTCCAGCAAGCTACATCCTTTGTCGATGTGGCTTTGGACACAGATTGTGGTGATGGCCCTTATGGTTGGCTTGCATTGCAAGAGCAATGGAGGCGTGGTTTCTCATGTGGTCCATCGATGGTCCATGCCGGATGTGGGGGAACTTTGGCTTCTTGTCATTCATTGGACATTGCTGGTGTGGAGTTAATTGATCCACTTTCTGCAGAT ATTCATCCTTCTTCTGTTATCAGTTTGCTGCAGTCTGAAATTAAAACAGCCTTAAAATCTGCATTTGGAAATTTAGATGGTCCATTGCCTGTCATAGATTGGTGCAAAGGCCGCAGTCAATCATGTGATGTACCAATGACTGGGGATGGATCTTTTGCAGAATCCACTATAAGTGAATACCGAGATTCTTCAAGTACTATTACTTTATCTGTTGGAGAACCAATGAGTCCAGCTCATTCTTCTGCTGGATCTTCTACCCTCAAAG TTACCAGTGCAACAGATGGGGCGAAAGTGGATGAGACATGCCAAAGGAGATCAAGCCAAGAAATAGAGTTGGAGCAGCAATCGTGCGGCCGTCTTAGACCAACGCTTTTTGTTCTGCCTTCACCTGCAATACTTGTGGG GTACCAGGATGATTGGCTTAAGACATCGGCGTGCTCTTTACAATTCTGGGAGAAAGCTCCTCTCGAACCATATGCTATGCAGAAGCAT ATTACTTACAATGTTATATGTCCAGACATTGATCCCCTAATTTCTGCTGCTACTGACTTTTTCCAACAGCTGGGAACTG TTTACGAGACATGCAAACTGGGAACCCATTCACCTCATAGTTTGGGAAACCATATGGAAATTGACTCTGGGAAATTGGCATCTTCGGGTTTTGTTCTACTTGACTGCCCACGTTCAATGAAGATTGAAAGCAGTAATGCATCCCTTGTGGGATCAATAAGTGATTATTTACTCTCTCTGTCAAACGGTTGGGATATGACAAGTTATCTCAAGTCTCTTACGAAGGCTATTAAAGCTTTGAAGATTGGTCAATGCCTATCCACAAACCCAAAAGAAGGAATCAGTAGTCCTTGCATG GTTATCTATGTAGTCTGCCCCTTCCCAGAGCCTATTGCAGTTCTACAAACAGTTGTTGCATCTTCTATTGCTGCGGGATCGGTTGTTCTTGCatcagagagagaaagaagatctGTAATGCAGAGTCAGGTTGGGAAGGCACTAAGCTGCTCTGCAGCTGTGGATGAAGCGTTGGTATCAAATGCTCTTGCATTATCAGGATTCAGTGTTCCTAAATTAGTATTGCAGATTATTACCGTTGATGCCATATTCAGGGTTACAACACCGGCTCTTAATGAACTTGTCATTCTTAAAGAGACTGCTTTCACCATATACAACAAAGCTAGGCGAATTCCTCGAGGATGCTCTAATGATGCCGTCCAGTCATCATTATCATCCACTAGATCACATTCAGTTTTGACACAAATGACTTCTGTTCCTGGCATGTGGAAGGACTGTCTTGCTCCTCGAGTTACTGGAACTTCTCTTCCCAGAGAGGGTGAATTAGATGCTGGTTTGAGATCTGGCAACTGGGACAATTCATGGCAAACAACTAGGTCTATGGGTTCAAACTGTGATCCAAACAGAAATGGAGAATTTATTGTACATGATGAGATTCGTTATATGTTTGAACCACTTTTTATCCTTGCAGAACCGGGTTCCTTAGAACATGCAGTATCACCTTTAGTTTTTGGTAACTCGGCCTCTGAATCCTCAAAGCCATTAGttgatgatggtggtggaggCTTCATCCAAAGCACAGGTTCAGCAGGAACTACTGATTCTGGACCGGGATCACAACTTGATGTATCTGAGCCTGATGGCTTTGGGTCTGGCTGTCAAAGGACTCTTCCTAGCATGCATTGTTGCTATGGATGGACAGAGGATTGGCGTTGGCTGGCATGCGTCTGGACAGATGCCAGGGGAGAATTGCTAGACAGCCACATATTTCCTTTTGGTGGAATTAGCAGTCGGCAGGACACAAAGGGTTTGCAATGCCTGTTCGTGCAAATTCTTCAGCAAGGCTGTCAGATACTTCAGGCATGCTCCTCATCTGATACTGGTGCTTCCAAGCCTAGAGATTTAATAATTGCACGTATTGGAAGTTTCTATGAGCTTGAATACCTAG AATGGCAGAAAGCCATTTATTCAGTTGGGGGATCTGACGTAAAGAAATGGCCCCTGCAACTGCGGCGATCTGTACCTGATGGGATGCCTGCCAACAATAATGGGTCTTCCTTGCAGCAACAAGACATGAGCTTGATCCAAGATAGAGCGCTCCCTTCCTCACCTAGTCCATTGTATAGCTCTCATTCGAAGACCTCTGGCTTTATGAAAGGTGGTTTAGGACAACCCAATATGAGAAAGCAGCTTATGGGCTCACATGTAGCGGCTGACAACTCCAGAGGGATGCTTCAATGGCTGCAGAGCATTAGTTTTGCTGCAATCTCGATGGACCATTCTTTGCATTTAGTTTTGCAAGCTGATTCACTGTCTTCTG ATTCTTTGGTAGGTATTGATGGCAAGTCTGGTGCAGGAGGAACTCAGGGTGTTAATGGAATGGGCCCATCTTCCTATCTGGAAGGATTCACTCCAGTTAAGTCTCTTGGCTCAACATCTGCTGCTTATATGTTAATTCCATCACCTAGTATGCGCTTCCTCCCGCCAACACCTCTTCAGCTTCCCACATGCCTAACTGCGGAGTCGCCACCTCTTGCCCATCTACTTCACAGCAAGGGATTTGCGATTCCCCTTTCCACTGGTTTTGTGGTTTCAAAAGCTGTACCTTCAATGAAGAAAGACTGTAGGAGCAACTCAAGCGAAGAATGGCCTTCGGTTCTTTCAGTCAGCCTCATTGATTATTATGGAAGTAATAATATTCCTCAGGACAAAATCCTAAGAGGAATTGTGAAGCAGGGTGGTCGTACTCCAATCTCAGAAGCCAAAGATTTTGAAATCGAGACCCATTTCATCCTCGAGTCTATTGCAGCGGAGCTTCATGCCTTGTCATGGATGACTGTGAGCCCAGCATATTTGGAAAGACGAACTGCACTGCCATTCCATTGTGACATGGTTTTAAGATTGAGAAGGTTGCTCCATTTCGCTGATAAAGAGCTCTCGCGGCAGCCTGACAGCTCACGCTAA